In Gemmatimonas sp., one genomic interval encodes:
- a CDS encoding DUF4159 domain-containing protein has protein sequence MISRTRVLLFTALLLSSFAPCERAQAQRRGQQPAFLPNVPYDGRLTFVRVKYQMPEFGGGGGFRGGRDIPWSHDYPRGERHFTKIVSELSSTRVRIDASNILTLDDPLLGKYPIAYMAEAGFWRPSDAEALGLRNYLAKGGFIIFDDFAGEHWMNFEMQMKKVLPNLRPIELDLSHPIFDSFYRIKSLEYDHPVYRGAKSVFYGVFEDNDPKKRMLAIVNYNNDLSEYWEFSDTGMFPLDMSNEAYKLGVNYIIYALTR, from the coding sequence ATGATATCACGCACCCGCGTCCTGTTGTTCACGGCACTGCTGTTGTCGTCGTTCGCTCCATGTGAGCGGGCGCAGGCGCAGCGGCGCGGCCAGCAACCGGCGTTTCTCCCGAACGTGCCGTACGACGGCCGACTCACCTTCGTGCGGGTGAAGTACCAGATGCCGGAGTTCGGCGGCGGCGGCGGATTCCGCGGCGGCCGCGACATTCCGTGGAGCCACGACTATCCGCGCGGCGAGCGGCACTTCACCAAGATCGTGAGTGAGCTGTCGAGCACGCGGGTGCGCATTGATGCTAGCAACATCCTCACGCTTGACGATCCGCTGCTGGGCAAATACCCGATTGCGTACATGGCGGAGGCGGGATTCTGGCGTCCGAGTGACGCCGAAGCGTTGGGACTGCGCAATTACTTGGCCAAGGGTGGCTTCATCATCTTCGATGATTTCGCCGGCGAGCATTGGATGAATTTCGAAATGCAGATGAAGAAGGTACTGCCGAACCTGCGGCCCATCGAGCTGGATCTGTCGCATCCGATCTTCGACTCGTTTTATCGCATCAAGAGTCTGGAGTACGACCATCCGGTGTATCGAGGAGCAAAGTCGGTGTTCTACGGTGTGTTCGAGGACAACGATCCGAAGAAGCGCATGCTGGCGATCGTGAACTACAACAATGACCTGTCCGAGTACTGGGAATTCTCCGACACGGGGATGTTCCCGCTCGACATGTCGAACGAAGCGTACAAGCTCGGCGTGAACTACATCATCTACGCGTTGACCCGTTAG
- a CDS encoding MoxR family ATPase, whose product MTAPAPSTSELDRLDDGALADRLQGAGQRIASELRKVIVGQDVVVEQALIALFAGGNCLLVGVPGLAKTLLISTLARALDLKFSRIQFTPDLMPSDVTGTDVIQDDPTTGQRRLAFMPGPVFANVLLADEINRTPPKTQAALLEAMQERRVTVQGRTYELDKPFFVFATQNPIELEGTYPLPEAQLDRFMLEVMLDYLPEEDEVAVVKSTTSLPPEAVQSVVSKEEILAYQRVVRRLPIADAVTRYAVKLVRTSRPGEGAPDYVTQFVSYGASVRAAQALVLGAKARALLQGRASASFEDVRALARPVLRHRVLVNFTAQSERVTTDSLIGRLLESVPLPRSSL is encoded by the coding sequence GTGACTGCTCCGGCCCCCTCCACGTCCGAACTCGACCGTCTCGACGACGGCGCCCTTGCCGATCGCCTGCAAGGCGCCGGTCAACGCATCGCGAGTGAATTGCGCAAAGTCATCGTGGGTCAGGACGTCGTGGTGGAGCAAGCGCTGATCGCGCTCTTCGCCGGCGGCAACTGTCTGCTGGTCGGCGTCCCCGGTCTCGCCAAGACCCTGTTGATCTCCACGCTGGCCCGTGCGCTCGACCTCAAGTTCTCGCGCATTCAGTTCACACCCGACCTCATGCCCAGCGATGTCACGGGCACGGATGTGATTCAGGACGACCCGACCACCGGTCAGCGCCGCTTGGCTTTCATGCCCGGCCCCGTGTTCGCGAACGTGCTGCTGGCCGACGAAATCAACCGGACGCCGCCGAAAACGCAGGCGGCACTCCTGGAGGCCATGCAAGAGCGTCGCGTGACCGTGCAGGGACGCACCTACGAGCTCGACAAGCCGTTCTTCGTGTTCGCCACGCAGAACCCAATCGAGTTGGAAGGCACCTATCCGCTGCCGGAAGCCCAGCTCGATCGCTTCATGCTGGAAGTCATGCTCGACTACCTCCCAGAAGAAGACGAAGTCGCGGTGGTGAAGTCGACCACCTCGCTGCCGCCGGAGGCGGTGCAGTCGGTGGTGTCGAAAGAAGAGATCCTGGCCTATCAGCGCGTCGTGCGTCGCTTGCCGATCGCTGATGCCGTCACGCGGTATGCCGTGAAGCTGGTGCGCACGTCGCGCCCGGGCGAAGGCGCGCCCGACTACGTGACGCAGTTCGTGTCGTATGGCGCCTCGGTGCGCGCGGCACAGGCGCTGGTGTTGGGTGCCAAGGCGAGGGCGCTGCTGCAGGGCCGAGCCAGCGCCAGCTTCGAAGATGTGCGAGCCCTGGCGCGTCCCGTCTTGCGGCATCGTGTGCTGGTGAACTTCACGGCGCAGTCAGAGCGGGTGACCACCGATTCGCTCATCGGGCGTCTGCTCGAGAGCGTGCCGCTGCCCCGCTCCTCGCTCTGA
- a CDS encoding DUF58 domain-containing protein: MATAPASFLDPAMLARISDLALLARTVVDGFMHGQHRSLRKGSSLDFAEHRSYQPGDDLRRIDWRVYGRTDRFYIKEYDADTNAGVIFALDASGSMDFGSGAVTKFDYARFLVASLAWLSKSQGDRIGLATFKEELVDVVPPSVRHLQLLLHTLARATAAGPSRLVHSISRIGHLTTRTGIVVLVTDCYEQPEALGRAVAALRMGGHDVIVFHLVDPAEKQLPGDMPATFEDAESGALLPLRPGELREKYNTLITAHHAALQERFTSAGADYVRLDTSEPLDRALHAYLDARLARSRVR, translated from the coding sequence GTGGCCACCGCCCCCGCGTCTTTTCTCGACCCTGCCATGCTGGCGCGCATCTCCGATCTCGCGCTGTTGGCGCGCACGGTCGTGGACGGCTTCATGCACGGCCAGCACCGGTCGTTGCGCAAAGGCTCGTCGTTGGACTTCGCCGAGCATCGCTCGTACCAGCCCGGTGACGATCTGCGTCGCATCGACTGGCGCGTGTATGGGCGTACTGACCGGTTCTACATCAAGGAGTACGACGCCGACACCAACGCCGGCGTTATCTTCGCGCTTGATGCGTCGGGTTCGATGGACTTCGGCAGCGGCGCAGTCACCAAGTTCGACTACGCGCGCTTCCTGGTGGCATCATTGGCCTGGTTGTCGAAGTCGCAGGGCGATCGCATCGGTCTGGCCACGTTCAAGGAAGAGCTGGTGGATGTCGTGCCGCCCTCGGTGCGTCATCTGCAGCTGCTGTTGCACACCTTGGCGCGCGCCACGGCGGCGGGGCCGAGCCGGCTGGTGCACTCCATCAGCCGTATCGGACATCTCACCACGCGCACCGGCATCGTGGTGCTTGTCACCGACTGCTACGAACAGCCGGAGGCACTCGGACGCGCGGTGGCCGCGCTGCGCATGGGCGGGCACGATGTGATCGTGTTTCATCTGGTCGATCCGGCGGAGAAGCAGTTGCCCGGCGACATGCCGGCCACGTTCGAAGACGCCGAGAGCGGCGCGCTGTTGCCGCTCCGACCCGGCGAGCTGCGCGAGAAGTACAACACGTTGATTACCGCGCACCATGCGGCGTTGCAGGAGCGCTTCACCAGCGCCGGCGCCGACTACGTCCGTCTCGACACGAGCGAACCTCTCGACCGTGCCCTCCACGCCTACCTCGACGCGCGGCTCGCCCGCAGTCGGGTACGCTGA